A window of Hordeum vulgare subsp. vulgare chromosome 5H, MorexV3_pseudomolecules_assembly, whole genome shotgun sequence genomic DNA:
AACCAAAAGAACAGAACTGGAATTACAGGCCATTTACGTTTCGCATCAATCGGTCCATTTTCCCGCAGATGTAGGAGCAACTTCCAGTGTTCCAGATGGGGTCTTCGAGCATTCCCATGGAAATCATGGCAACGGCGCAGCGAGTTTCAGCGTCTCAGAATGAATGCCCTTCATGAACCCTGCAGATGAAACTAGGCTAAGTGAGAATTTGTTTCCTAACAATACCATGAATAACCGGCAGACTGAGAACGATGAAATTTTACTATGAATCAACTAGTAATGATAAGATCTTACTTAAATTGGCAGTAGCAGAATGTAACATCAAGTGGTGGAAAAGATGTGTGTGGATAATGAATGAATGGGAAGACAAAATACTGATAAAACACTAGTAGCACCAACATCAAAGCAATCCCGTGATAGCTTACTAAACCGTCTGATTGCGGACAATCCTTGCACCATTCAGGAAGGCTTTGTTCGGTTACACCCCCTTTCAAAGGGATTAGAGGGGATTTTGACTTGTAGCGGACGTAATCCCCACCAATCCCTGCCAAATCCCCTCCGTTTCCCCACCAACCGAACAAGCCCGAAGTGGGAAGACATACTATGATGAGGTttctcagaagaagaagaaaagatacATATGATGCACAAGTAGCAGCCACCGATCTGATTTCTCAATGAATTAAaaattgcattgaatctgaaACAGTAATTAACAAAGAATCAATCTATATTTATTTAAGATTTCATATGGCAGCAATCCATATATAAATTGTGCAGGTTCATCAGTGTGTATTTCTCCATGCAAAAGTAGTCAAATGCAGAAGTAAAAAAAAATACACTATTCTATGAAACTAGCAGGCTTCATTGGCAAGAAAGCTGCAAAATATCCAAGAGGTAAGGATGGAAGATCAAGGATCCCGAACATAAATGTATCCAAATGTAAGCACCAAAAAATGTGTGTTTTTCATGCTCATCTTACATTCCTAATCCAGTCTGTACTCCTCTAATAAATACCCAAACAGTAATATAACTGAAATATACAGCAGTTGTGGCATGTGAAAATGAATAGTAGTACCTCAATGATGTGTTACACACTCAATTGTCAGCATCAACCTCCTCCTCTACCAGTTTATGCTCCCCATCCTTAACAATCTcttcttcatcccatctactcacTTCCAGAGTGAGCTCATCTGAAAGACAGCCAGCCGCATTCTTGACAGCATGCTCCAAGGCCTCCACCTCCCTAATGTTTGCGCCATAACAAACTATCTCGATGTGGAGATGCTTGAGCGAATACAGATTCTGGATGCCGAAATCAAGATCACCACTCAAAGGGAACACACCATGCGCATTAAATGGAACCCGGAGGTTCTCAAGCTCCGGCATGGCTCCTGCTTCAAACATCAGCCCTGTCCTGCTGTCCCAGCAAGTGAAGTAGAATTCTTTCAGGTATCGGAATCCATTATTGTTGATAATGATCCTTTCTATAGGTCTTGCTGTTCTTGAAGTTATCCAGAGAAATAATAGAGAGGGCAGGTTACCAAGGACTCGGAATGTTTCCTCGTCCACTGGATTGACATAGATGCCTAGGTAAGAGAGGTGCTCAAGTGAGGCTACCCACTTTGGGATTATGGGGAAATAGTAGTTAATGGACATCTCAAATCTCTGGAGTAGATGAGGAGGAGGAAACCAAGAGTCAATTAGGAAATCAAGGGAACAAGAATGGTAGCTCTGAATTTGTATGGAACGAAGGTTGAGCATGCCTAGTTTGCAGAGGGACATGACCAAGTTATCTTCACGAGCTTTCATGCCACTGTTTGTACTACTTATGTGCCAATTCAGGTTCAGCTCAAGTATTCTTAGTTTGGTCAGACTGCCCAGCTCCAGCAAAGAGGTCAGACAGGTCTTCTGGTTGATTTCAATCTCTGATAATTCCCGTAGAGCTCGCATATTCCCAATCCCTTCGGGCAACTCTGCACTGTTAACTAAAAGGCATGTCAGTTGCTGCAGTTGAACAATACTAGCTGGCAACTTCTTTACCCATGACCATCTTAAGTCTAAGGTCTGTAAATTctgcaactctccaagttgttcagGAAGTGCAGTGATTCTTCTAACATTGAGTCGAAGGTACTTCAGCTGAGAAAGCCTGCTTATGTGTTTAAGATATTTGTGTTCCAACACCTCTCTATTTTCTATATCTAACACTCTTACGGATTGAAAGTTTGTAAGAGAAAGCATGTGTTCAGCTTCAGCACATCCAAAGATAGTGAGGGATCTAACATGAGAAACAATCATGTTCGATGGTACCATAGTATGTTCTTGAGCATGATAGTTCAGGGATAGTCGACGAACCTTATCATATGGAAGTGAGTTAAGTTTTTTGTCACCGGATAAGGTTACAAAATTTTCTTCAATTGACTTGGATATAATTAGGTCGAGAATCATATCATGGACACGGCAAGCATCAGCTCGACCATCATACTGGATTTCAACTGGTTCAATCAAGCTTCTGTTTATAAGATCGCTGAAATAGCCTTCTCCTACTTCCTCCAGATCCTGTCCACCTTCTACAATGATAAAACCTTCTGCGATCCATCTCCTTACCAGTCGATCCCTCTTGATCACATAATCTTCAGGGAATATACTTAGATATAGCAAACATGTCTTCAAATGGTAGGGAAGATCATTGTAACTAAGGAACAatatcttcttcatctcttccatGTCTAAATCCTTTTCAAGTGCTGAACCAAGAGAATTCCGTATCCTCAGCCATTCTTCTTTGGTACTAGCTTTATTTGCCAATAAGCTAGCTACTGTAATGATTGCCAATGGCAAGCCACcacatttttttaatatttcatCTGAAACTTCCCTCAGTTGAAGAGGGCATCCACCTTCAGAGCCAAACGCTCGTTTGAAAAATAAGCTCTTAGAGTGAGTTGCACTAAGAGGCTTTATTTCATACATATGATCATAGTGCTGAGAGCTACAATACTTGGCTACGGTGATGATACGCGTTGTTGTAAGTATTCTGCTGGATGAACTATTTTCAGGAAAAGCACATTTGATTGCTCTCCATACTGGTGTGCCCCATATATCATCGATTACTATGAAGTACCTATCACAAACTTTACAAGTTAAAACATGTATTCCTAAAGCTACAACTGATGAAGCAGTAGTAAGCAAAGTGTACATATATTATCCTACGGATAAAGTTGATGTTCATACATATGTATAATAAATTAGTGATGACACCACATGCATATTAGACCAAAATAAGATTGTCATGAGTAaataaggttgcataccttttatGCTTGAGGAACTGTCTTATTGTGTTGATGAGTTGCTGCTCATTCCATGCTTGATTGCTGGTGCACTCTTGCCAGCAGATCTGAGAAAGTATATTTCTCAAAATCTTCTTTAGGTCAGGTTTTTGGGACACCGACACAAAAGCTTGATATTCAAATTGCCCTTCGAGCTTCTGGTACACTTGATTAGCAAGAGTAGTCTTTCCAAGGCCGCCAGACCCAACAATGGACACCACCTTTAGCTGTTGCGCCGTTGCACATTCCCCTTCTGTTAGCAACTTGATGAGTTTATCCCTTGGGCCATTGATGCCAATGAGCCTCGTCGTCTCCGTGAAAAATGCTGGTAAACGAGGATCTATGCTTGTCCTGCCCGGCCTGGAGATAACATCATCAACCTTGTACCTCGCACACCGACTGCTAACCTCGATAGCGCTTTgtttgagaactttgattttcttgGCCATCCGATGGCGTGCCTTGGAATGTTTCATCAAATCCATGCACCTGCTCAGGAGTCCCTTGCAGCCACGGGGTTTGCGGCTGGACTCGCCACCCAGGGACAGCATGAAACTGTCGATGCCGCCCTCGATGTCGTAGGACAGCTCCCGCACCGCCTTAATCCAGCACTTGGACAGCTCATCGGGGTCCTCAAACTCGGACATCTTCTTGAGGAAAGCATGAATGCTCTCAAGCTCGGCTTTCAGGAACATGATATCACCCTTCACACTGGTGAGAAGTTTATATTCATCAGAGAGCAAAGCACCCAACTTCCGTAACACAGAGACCATGGCTCCATGTGTTGCACATACAGTGGCCTCCATCACCCTGCCTCTGGCTTAAGTCTTTGTGCCCCTGCCATTTCGAAGGTTCAAGCCTTTTATACACACATAATTTGTTAAAGTATACATAAAGAAACAGTAAAATGATTGCTCAAGTGAAGACGGCATAGTAAGTGAGCAGGTGAAGTACCCGCAGCATCTTACCATATAAAAAGCACAGGACATACAAAGCACATTTCAAAAGCAGTCAAGTTGTCAAGAAGGAAAGGAAGTGTGAATTTCCTGCACCACGATTGCAAAGTCAGCCAGTTAGTCAAGAGAAGGAATCATAAGCCACCAAATGAGAAGACTATTAACGTATAATGATACCGACATTTCAATAATCTAGGAGTATATCAAGTGGAAAGATATAAATAACCATAGATCCACCTAATAAACTAGTAAATAAGGGCAGGGCAAATGAAGCTAAAGAGAAGAAATAGGTTTCTTCCTCACGTGCTAAACATGGTACCAGTCTCAAGACCAGTGAACGTAACAAGGTTGGGGTATGGCTCTGAAGAGTGAGGGTAGGCCGGCCATggtgccggagatgagagggatgaAAACAGAGACAGGGATTAGATCTTTACTACAGTTT
This region includes:
- the LOC123451877 gene encoding disease resistance protein PIK6-NP-like, with amino-acid sequence MEATVCATHGAMVSVLRKLGALLSDEYKLLTSVKGDIMFLKAELESIHAFLKKMSEFEDPDELSKCWIKAVRELSYDIEGGIDSFMLSLGGESSRKPRGCKGLLSRCMDLMKHSKARHRMAKKIKVLKQSAIEVSSRCARYKVDDVISRPGRTSIDPRLPAFFTETTRLIGINGPRDKLIKLLTEGECATAQQLKVVSIVGSGGLGKTTLANQVYQKLEGQFEYQAFVSVSQKPDLKKILRNILSQICWQECTSNQAWNEQQLINTIRQFLKHKRYFIVIDDIWGTPVWRAIKCAFPENSSSSRILTTTRIITVAKYCSSQHYDHMYEIKPLSATHSKSLFFKRAFGSEGGCPLQLREVSDEILKKCGGLPLAIITVASLLANKASTKEEWLRIRNSLGSALEKDLDMEEMKKILFLSYNDLPYHLKTCLLYLSIFPEDYVIKRDRLVRRWIAEGFIIVEGGQDLEEVGEGYFSDLINRSLIEPVEIQYDGRADACRVHDMILDLIISKSIEENFVTLSGDKKLNSLPYDKVRRLSLNYHAQEHTMVPSNMIVSHVRSLTIFGCAEAEHMLSLTNFQSVRVLDIENREVLEHKYLKHISRLSQLKYLRLNVRRITALPEQLGELQNLQTLDLRWSWVKKLPASIVQLQQLTCLLVNSAELPEGIGNMRALRELSEIEINQKTCLTSLLELGSLTKLRILELNLNWHISSTNSGMKAREDNLVMSLCKLGMLNLRSIQIQSYHSCSLDFLIDSWFPPPHLLQRFEMSINYYFPIIPKWVASLEHLSYLGIYVNPVDEETFRVLGNLPSLLFLWITSRTARPIERIIINNNGFRYLKEFYFTCWDSRTGLMFEAGAMPELENLRVPFNAHGVFPLSGDLDFGIQNLYSLKHLHIEIVCYGANIREVEALEHAVKNAAGCLSDELTLEVSRWDEEEIVKDGEHKLVEEEVDADN